One stretch of Leadbetterella byssophila DSM 17132 DNA includes these proteins:
- a CDS encoding cation:proton antiporter — translation MSTGIIIALCILVLIAYLFDITASKTRIPAVILLLLLGYAVKVVALTLDLPLPPLDPILPVLGTIGLILIVLEGALELQLDRTKFPFIRKSMLLALLPILGLSFTIAGAFYYFDECSFKDALSSAIPFAVISSAIAIPSARTLDKENRSFVTYESSFSDIFGVILFNFVTENDHIGTGTWGQFIWQILLILVISFVATLLLALFMNNIRHHIKFAPIIVIIILIYFVSKVYHLPALIFILLFGLFLENIDELQDYKFFKKFHPERFSTEVHKFKELTGEFAFLVRASFFILFGFLLERSEILNHATIAWAIGITATIFLFRGIFLKLFRLPLKPLVFMAPRGLITILLFLSIPASKQIAIANKSLVIQVIILCALVMMIGLMKNSNNETEHQTP, via the coding sequence ATGTCTACCGGCATAATTATAGCCCTTTGTATTCTCGTTTTAATAGCCTACTTATTTGATATTACTGCCTCCAAGACAAGGATTCCGGCAGTCATATTGCTATTGCTATTAGGTTATGCCGTTAAGGTAGTGGCTTTGACCTTAGATCTTCCTCTGCCTCCTTTGGATCCTATCTTACCCGTTTTAGGAACTATAGGTTTGATATTGATCGTATTAGAAGGGGCATTAGAGTTACAGTTGGACCGTACAAAGTTCCCCTTCATTCGGAAGAGCATGCTTTTAGCGCTTTTGCCCATATTAGGCTTAAGTTTTACCATAGCAGGGGCTTTCTACTATTTTGATGAATGTTCTTTTAAAGATGCTTTGAGCTCTGCCATTCCCTTTGCTGTCATCAGTTCGGCTATTGCTATACCTAGTGCCCGAACTCTGGATAAGGAAAACAGATCATTCGTCACCTATGAAAGTAGTTTTTCAGATATTTTCGGAGTGATATTGTTCAATTTTGTTACTGAAAATGACCATATAGGTACAGGAACCTGGGGGCAATTTATCTGGCAAATTCTGCTGATCTTAGTTATCTCTTTTGTCGCCACTTTGCTTTTGGCCCTTTTTATGAACAATATCAGGCACCATATCAAGTTCGCCCCTATCATTGTTATCATCATTCTTATATACTTCGTATCCAAAGTTTACCATCTTCCGGCTCTGATCTTTATCCTTCTTTTCGGCCTGTTCCTAGAGAACATAGATGAATTACAGGATTACAAGTTCTTTAAGAAGTTCCATCCGGAAAGGTTCAGTACAGAGGTCCATAAATTTAAGGAACTAACTGGGGAATTCGCCTTCCTGGTGCGTGCTTCCTTTTTTATTTTATTCGGATTCCTATTGGAAAGATCAGAGATACTAAACCATGCTACCATAGCCTGGGCTATTGGTATCACGGCTACCATCTTCTTATTCCGAGGCATTTTCCTTAAACTTTTCCGCTTGCCCTTAAAACCCTTGGTGTTTATGGCACCTCGGGGACTGATCACCATTTTACTTTTCTTATCCATTCCGGCCTCGAAACAGATTGCTATTGCTAACAAATCACTAGTGATTCAAGTCATTATACTTTGTGCCTTAGTGATGATGATAGGCTTAATGAAAAATTCTAACAATGAAACTGAACATCAAACACCTTAA
- a CDS encoding DUF1684 domain-containing protein, with product MFRNKFVLGIIVLGVGLIAYYMFSGAPTYAELAEKDREAYKNSMVTMKDSPVKTKAGFDFYAPDEKWVLEAKFEKAENDREFKLQMTNDSLETAHLAGYATIEVEGQSFRLLVFDEGANYLLPFKDRTNGSGTYGGGRYINIEKGKLVGKRLTVDFNHSHNFYCAYEESFVCPVPPRENNLPIEVPVGEKIYKK from the coding sequence ATGTTTAGGAATAAATTTGTTTTGGGAATAATCGTGTTAGGAGTAGGATTAATAGCCTATTATATGTTTAGCGGAGCACCTACTTATGCAGAATTAGCTGAGAAGGACAGGGAAGCGTATAAAAATTCGATGGTCACTATGAAGGATAGTCCGGTAAAAACTAAAGCTGGCTTTGATTTCTACGCTCCTGATGAAAAATGGGTTCTTGAGGCGAAGTTCGAAAAAGCAGAAAATGACAGGGAGTTCAAGCTTCAAATGACTAATGATAGTTTAGAAACTGCACATTTAGCGGGTTATGCTACCATTGAGGTTGAGGGTCAGTCTTTCAGGCTATTGGTTTTTGATGAAGGGGCAAACTATCTTCTACCATTTAAAGACAGGACTAACGGTTCTGGTACCTACGGAGGAGGCAGATATATTAATATTGAAAAGGGGAAACTAGTGGGCAAAAGATTGACAGTAGATTTTAACCATAGTCATAATTTCTACTGTGCCTATGAGGAATCATTTGTTTGTCCTGTGCCACCCAGAGAGAATAACTTACCTATAGAAGTACCTGTAGGGGAGAAGATTTATAAAAAATGA
- a CDS encoding rhodanese-like domain-containing protein: protein MEENFDITAAQLKELLEGNEPIQLLDVRNPDEFEADNLGGTLIPLGDLPFELDQLESWKGKDIYIHCRSGARSARAKEMLLAEGFEKVHNVLGGILAYREL, encoded by the coding sequence ATGGAAGAGAATTTTGATATCACTGCCGCCCAACTAAAAGAACTATTAGAAGGGAACGAACCTATCCAACTTTTGGATGTACGAAATCCGGACGAGTTTGAGGCAGACAATCTAGGTGGAACATTGATTCCTTTAGGGGACTTACCTTTTGAGTTAGATCAATTGGAAAGCTGGAAAGGCAAAGATATTTATATCCACTGCAGAAGCGGTGCAAGATCAGCCCGAGCCAAAGAGATGCTTTTGGCAGAAGGCTTTGAAAAAGTACATAACGTTTTAGGAGGAATCCTAGCCTACAGGGAGCTTTAA
- the nagA gene encoding N-acetylglucosamine-6-phosphate deacetylase — translation MKLNIKHLNGGASATLEIENGIIKNILPLESTTYDYIHLAPALVDAHINGGEQLHFTANPTEETLWDMHYAAAKNGVGYQIPALITSDLETLFKGIETVQEFRQKNPEQSIIGLHLEGPFISIEKRGAHLTEYIRKPELSLINEILSAAKGMPLMMTIAPEHFDNDTISYLLEKGVIVSVGHSNCTYERAMEAFGLGVKWITHLFNAMSPFTHRAPGLAGAALSHPEVYCPIIPDGVHVHHATVKLALKLKKDKIFFISDALFQNGLKTHFQWRAFDAKLLDGKYINSDGNLAGANISMADALFTGVHEYGLSLSDSLRKCTSLPAEALGLPIGRIEVGHPAKFITFDENFEDIQLLCVKN, via the coding sequence ATGAAACTGAACATCAAACACCTTAATGGAGGTGCTTCCGCAACCTTAGAAATTGAAAACGGCATTATAAAAAACATACTTCCCTTAGAAAGTACAACTTATGACTATATCCATCTGGCACCTGCACTCGTAGATGCACACATCAATGGAGGTGAACAGTTGCACTTTACCGCAAATCCCACAGAAGAAACACTCTGGGATATGCATTATGCGGCAGCAAAAAATGGAGTTGGCTACCAAATCCCGGCATTGATTACCTCAGACTTGGAAACCCTGTTTAAAGGCATAGAAACTGTACAAGAATTCAGGCAGAAGAACCCGGAACAGAGCATCATAGGTTTACATCTAGAAGGTCCTTTCATTTCGATTGAGAAAAGAGGTGCTCATTTAACGGAGTACATCCGCAAACCTGAACTAAGCCTGATTAATGAGATCCTTTCTGCAGCTAAAGGAATGCCCTTGATGATGACCATCGCTCCAGAACATTTTGATAATGACACCATATCTTATCTATTGGAAAAAGGCGTAATAGTATCCGTAGGTCATTCAAATTGTACCTATGAAAGGGCTATGGAAGCATTTGGATTGGGAGTCAAATGGATCACCCATTTGTTTAACGCCATGTCTCCCTTTACCCATAGGGCACCGGGATTAGCCGGAGCAGCGCTGAGTCATCCAGAAGTGTACTGTCCCATCATACCAGATGGAGTACATGTGCATCATGCTACTGTTAAATTGGCTCTAAAACTAAAGAAAGATAAGATATTCTTCATTTCAGATGCGCTATTCCAAAATGGGCTAAAAACCCATTTCCAATGGAGAGCCTTTGATGCAAAACTTTTAGACGGAAAATATATAAATTCAGACGGAAACCTAGCAGGGGCCAATATTTCAATGGCAGATGCCCTATTTACAGGGGTTCATGAATATGGCTTAAGTCTAAGTGACAGTCTAAGAAAATGTACTTCCTTACCGGCAGAAGCCCTGGGCTTACCTATAGGAAGAATAGAAGTGGGCCATCCGGCAAAATTCATTACTTTTGACGAAAATTTCGAGGACATTCAATTGCTATGCGTGAAGAACTGA
- a CDS encoding thioredoxin family protein translates to MNVFIPFNMKKMMVLLLLAAGSASAQNAKINWISLEEAFSKIQTTPKKVMIDVYTDWCGWCKVMDQKTFTDPDVVKYVNQNYYAVKFNAESKKDVVLGGTTYKFNAANRAHEAAIALLQGKMSYPSIVYLDEKFGMIQPVPGYMEAKDFHQVITYIGGNHHLSEKFDSFKAGTYSKTYVKK, encoded by the coding sequence ATGAATGTATTTATACCGTTCAATATGAAAAAAATGATGGTTCTATTGCTACTGGCTGCTGGTTCAGCGAGTGCACAGAACGCCAAGATTAATTGGATAAGCTTAGAAGAAGCTTTTAGTAAGATTCAGACCACGCCTAAGAAGGTCATGATTGATGTGTACACGGATTGGTGTGGTTGGTGTAAGGTAATGGATCAAAAGACCTTTACGGACCCGGATGTAGTGAAATACGTGAATCAGAACTATTATGCTGTGAAGTTTAATGCGGAAAGTAAGAAAGATGTGGTATTAGGAGGGACTACATATAAGTTTAATGCGGCTAACAGAGCTCATGAAGCAGCTATAGCTTTGTTACAAGGAAAGATGAGTTATCCTAGTATAGTGTATTTAGATGAGAAGTTTGGGATGATCCAACCTGTGCCGGGTTATATGGAAGCGAAGGATTTTCATCAGGTGATAACCTATATAGGAGGGAATCATCACCTTTCAGAGAAGTTTGATAGTTTTAAAGCTGGGACATATTCAAAGACATATGTAAAAAAATAA
- a CDS encoding OsmC family protein, protein MKRKATAVWNGTLKEGSGHLTTASTVLNQTQYSFNSRFAEGIGTNPEELLAAAHAGCFTMKLSADLTEAGFKPEVLETQATITFEDGKIALSHLSLKAKVPGIGDGDFQQIAKKAKDTCPVSVAFSFPLELEAILL, encoded by the coding sequence ATGAAAAGAAAGGCAACGGCCGTATGGAACGGCACATTGAAAGAGGGTAGTGGTCATTTAACCACAGCCAGCACAGTTTTGAATCAAACCCAGTATTCCTTTAACAGTCGGTTTGCCGAAGGGATAGGGACTAATCCGGAGGAATTATTGGCAGCGGCCCATGCGGGTTGTTTTACCATGAAGTTATCCGCGGACTTAACAGAAGCAGGATTTAAGCCGGAAGTCTTAGAAACTCAGGCTACAATAACTTTTGAGGACGGGAAGATAGCGTTGTCCCACCTTTCCTTGAAAGCGAAGGTACCGGGAATAGGGGATGGAGATTTCCAACAAATAGCCAAGAAAGCTAAAGATACCTGCCCCGTGAGTGTAGCTTTTAGTTTTCCTTTGGAGTTAGAAGCCATTTTGTTATAG
- a CDS encoding M20 metallopeptidase family protein, translating to MLSSFQNLAKEFFQDTVKLRRHLHAHPELSFLEKETSAFVAKELRNIGLNPQEGVADTGVTALIQGERGDGPCIALRADMDALPITEQNQVPYVSQNPGVMHACGHDVHTSSLLTAARILNTLKGNFAGSVKLIFQPGEEKAPGGASLMIKEGVLNGVNEIVGQHVAPNIPVGKIGFREGMYMASTDEIYMRVHGKGGHGASPHTCVDPVVVSSHIIVALQQIISRNKNPSYPSVLTFGKVVAEGATNIIPNEVYIEGTFRCMNEEWRAEGLQKMQKMAENMAEAMGARCEFWVVKGYPFLNNHPELTRRIRQHATEYMGEENIVDLDLWMGGEDFAFYSQVVDASFYRLGTRNEEKGIISGVHTPTFDIDEKALEIGPGLMAYMAYKELA from the coding sequence ATGCTCTCCTCCTTTCAAAATCTAGCAAAAGAATTTTTTCAGGATACCGTGAAACTTAGACGACACCTTCACGCCCATCCCGAACTGTCCTTCTTAGAAAAAGAAACCTCTGCCTTTGTAGCCAAAGAGCTACGAAACATAGGTTTAAACCCTCAGGAAGGTGTGGCGGATACCGGCGTCACGGCCCTTATTCAAGGAGAAAGAGGAGATGGACCATGCATAGCTTTACGTGCCGATATGGATGCCTTACCTATTACAGAACAAAATCAAGTTCCCTACGTATCTCAGAATCCTGGTGTAATGCACGCTTGTGGCCACGATGTACATACTTCCAGCCTCCTTACAGCAGCACGGATCCTTAATACTCTAAAAGGGAATTTTGCCGGTTCCGTAAAGTTGATTTTCCAGCCCGGAGAGGAAAAAGCTCCTGGTGGCGCTTCATTAATGATAAAAGAAGGAGTACTAAATGGAGTAAATGAGATAGTAGGACAACACGTAGCGCCAAACATACCCGTAGGTAAGATAGGTTTCAGAGAAGGCATGTATATGGCCAGCACAGACGAAATCTACATGCGTGTTCACGGAAAAGGAGGCCACGGTGCATCACCTCATACTTGCGTCGATCCTGTAGTAGTTTCCAGTCATATCATCGTGGCTTTACAACAGATCATTTCACGGAATAAAAATCCTTCTTACCCCTCCGTTCTTACCTTTGGAAAGGTGGTAGCAGAGGGAGCTACTAACATCATCCCTAACGAAGTTTACATAGAAGGCACCTTCAGATGTATGAACGAGGAATGGAGAGCAGAAGGTTTGCAAAAAATGCAAAAAATGGCAGAGAACATGGCTGAAGCCATGGGTGCCCGTTGTGAGTTTTGGGTAGTAAAAGGATATCCTTTCTTGAATAACCATCCAGAATTAACCCGAAGAATCCGTCAACATGCCACAGAGTATATGGGGGAAGAAAACATTGTAGATCTAGATTTGTGGATGGGAGGAGAAGATTTCGCTTTCTATTCTCAGGTGGTAGACGCCAGTTTCTACAGATTAGGTACCAGAAACGAAGAAAAAGGAATTATTTCAGGAGTTCATACTCCTACCTTTGACATAGACGAAAAAGCTTTGGAAATAGGCCCTGGTCTCATGGCGTACATGGCTTATAAAGAGCTTGCCTAA
- a CDS encoding DUF4403 family protein, with protein sequence MRYLFICLLFLTACTRENKNIAEAPPMSDSLTAHYHKLFFEIDYPTQDLEEWLNRKFDQVIVDKYIPRDDKDSVRLVVTKPKKIQLKIVGDSVNVLFPLDITVVADKEKKSGKVKERQVTGELNLHLNIKPDVNEHWDIVAKSVLKKHEWVRKPKLKVGNVELGIKFIVDHLLRKEVNTLTENLDKALEEKVNLKKGINKTWINIQKPMPIIKKDSSILYFKIDPKSIAGRILVTPKGFLFKLAVDTRALIHVDSMSVSKALPLPPFKNLDRFTPDSNRLEVLARIPLQFINKELVQSLLPYEFDNKVMKLVINSVTMRGADRKIVLHLGVSGSAEGNITIVGQPNYDPNNRQLTIKELDYDLESDNVVVKLLDTKLKENLLAYVTEKVVLNVGNQVNNLPEYLNNTINQGRSADKFNMNFEEIIIEDLEYLINENELQIKIHSKTKFDLSLKRLPVKKKLRIR encoded by the coding sequence ATGAGATATTTATTCATTTGTCTACTTTTCCTAACGGCATGTACCAGAGAAAATAAGAACATTGCAGAAGCCCCTCCAATGTCTGATTCCCTTACAGCTCATTATCACAAGCTATTTTTCGAAATAGATTACCCCACTCAGGATCTTGAAGAATGGCTGAATAGAAAATTTGACCAAGTTATTGTAGATAAGTATATTCCTAGAGACGATAAAGACTCTGTAAGATTAGTGGTTACTAAGCCCAAAAAAATTCAACTTAAAATCGTAGGAGATTCCGTGAATGTACTTTTTCCTCTTGACATTACTGTAGTGGCAGACAAGGAGAAAAAATCAGGGAAAGTTAAGGAACGACAAGTGACAGGGGAATTAAATCTTCATTTGAACATCAAACCAGATGTGAATGAGCATTGGGATATAGTAGCCAAGTCCGTACTCAAAAAGCACGAATGGGTACGAAAGCCTAAATTGAAAGTTGGAAATGTAGAACTAGGTATAAAATTCATTGTAGATCACCTTCTGAGAAAAGAAGTTAATACCCTTACAGAAAACCTAGATAAAGCCTTAGAAGAGAAGGTAAACCTAAAAAAAGGGATTAATAAGACCTGGATTAATATCCAAAAGCCCATGCCCATCATCAAGAAAGACAGTTCTATACTGTACTTTAAGATTGATCCGAAGTCAATAGCCGGTAGAATTTTGGTGACACCTAAGGGATTCCTGTTCAAATTAGCAGTAGATACCCGTGCCCTAATACATGTAGATTCCATGTCAGTAAGTAAGGCATTACCCCTACCTCCTTTTAAGAATTTAGATAGATTTACGCCTGACTCGAACCGACTGGAGGTCTTGGCCAGAATACCACTACAATTCATAAATAAAGAGCTTGTACAATCCTTGCTTCCCTACGAATTTGACAATAAAGTAATGAAGTTAGTAATCAATTCCGTTACCATGAGGGGGGCTGACAGGAAGATTGTACTGCATCTAGGAGTATCAGGAAGTGCAGAAGGAAATATTACCATTGTAGGCCAGCCTAATTACGATCCGAATAACAGGCAACTCACCATTAAGGAGCTCGACTATGATTTAGAAAGCGATAACGTAGTGGTAAAACTTTTGGACACTAAACTAAAAGAAAATCTACTAGCATATGTTACAGAGAAAGTGGTTCTAAATGTAGGGAATCAAGTAAATAATCTACCTGAATATCTCAATAACACCATCAATCAAGGTAGATCAGCCGATAAATTCAACATGAATTTCGAAGAAATAATCATCGAAGACCTGGAGTACCTCATCAACGAAAATGAATTACAAATCAAGATACATAGTAAAACCAAGTTCGATTTGTCACTGAAACGACTTCCGGTAAAGAAGAAATTGAGAATAAGGTAA
- a CDS encoding riboflavin synthase yields MFTGIVETLAQVKHIEPMGSGLTFELESSITSELKVDQSVSHNGVCLTVEKINGHSYQVTAIAETLNKTTLGKLKVGDKVNLERCLRSDGRFDGHIVQGHVDQTGTCDKITDLGGSWQLDFSYDASLGNVTVEKGSICLNGISLTVFNSEHGKFTVAIIPYTWEHTNLKGLEEGSEVNLEFDIVGKYIARLARPFQ; encoded by the coding sequence ATGTTTACAGGAATTGTAGAAACCTTAGCTCAGGTGAAGCATATTGAACCTATGGGTTCCGGATTAACCTTTGAATTAGAAAGCTCCATAACAAGTGAATTAAAAGTAGATCAAAGTGTGAGTCACAATGGGGTTTGTTTGACGGTAGAAAAAATAAATGGACACTCATATCAGGTCACAGCTATTGCGGAAACCTTAAATAAGACTACTCTAGGGAAATTGAAAGTTGGAGATAAAGTGAATCTGGAAAGATGTCTTCGCTCTGACGGGAGATTTGACGGGCATATCGTTCAGGGTCATGTGGATCAAACGGGTACATGTGATAAAATCACAGACTTAGGAGGAAGCTGGCAATTAGACTTCAGTTATGATGCTTCACTAGGGAATGTCACTGTAGAGAAAGGCTCCATTTGTTTAAATGGCATCAGCTTGACCGTATTTAATTCCGAGCACGGCAAGTTCACAGTAGCTATCATTCCTTATACTTGGGAGCACACGAACTTAAAAGGCTTAGAAGAGGGCTCTGAAGTGAATTTGGAGTTTGATATAGTGGGTAAATACATTGCCCGATTAGCACGTCCCTTCCAATAA
- a CDS encoding PASTA domain-containing protein, which produces MAKFSTNTKTDVLIHLGIIIASLLILFFGFFFIYLPWSTNHGEAVQVPKIEGLTLDEAKKELDRAGLDYEVSDSVFKAGAKPLSIISLYPKAGSTVKSNRKVFLTVAAVSAPLVKLPNIIGRSTISGKNQLLSAGLEFDQEEKIPALEENTILKVKIGNRELQPGDEVPKGSKIIFVVGDGYADQKIDMPDVVGMEQEEADLLLTGLGLSVGQIISEPSSAPAGTVIRQRPAAGPENKIRLGAPVDLWVSAGGE; this is translated from the coding sequence ATGGCAAAATTTAGTACCAATACTAAAACAGATGTTTTAATCCACTTGGGAATCATAATAGCTTCCCTACTAATCTTATTTTTCGGCTTCTTTTTTATCTATCTACCGTGGAGTACGAACCATGGAGAAGCCGTTCAAGTACCCAAAATAGAAGGTTTAACACTAGATGAGGCTAAAAAAGAGTTAGATAGAGCGGGTTTAGATTACGAAGTGAGTGACTCCGTATTTAAAGCTGGAGCAAAACCTTTGAGTATAATAAGCTTATACCCCAAAGCTGGCTCTACGGTGAAATCTAACAGAAAGGTATTTTTAACCGTAGCTGCAGTTTCCGCACCTTTAGTAAAACTTCCCAATATCATAGGAAGATCCACTATTAGTGGGAAAAACCAATTACTCAGTGCTGGTTTAGAATTCGACCAAGAAGAGAAGATTCCAGCGCTTGAAGAGAACACTATTCTGAAAGTTAAAATCGGCAATAGAGAACTTCAACCAGGAGACGAAGTACCAAAAGGGTCTAAGATCATTTTTGTAGTGGGTGACGGTTATGCCGACCAAAAAATAGATATGCCTGATGTAGTAGGAATGGAACAAGAAGAAGCTGATTTACTACTAACAGGATTAGGTTTGAGTGTAGGTCAGATCATATCTGAGCCTTCTTCTGCTCCGGCCGGAACGGTTATCAGACAGCGTCCGGCAGCAGGACCGGAAAATAAGATCAGACTTGGAGCACCCGTAGATCTTTGGGTATCCGCAGGAGGAGAATAA
- a CDS encoding phosphoglycerate mutase family protein yields MRIFFTFLLLFAAMGSQAQIKVVLVRHSVKSDNTSRDPDLSAEGKNYAEALGRFLENESFDGAYATPFKRTHQTIEKVAVKNQLAIRDYPPVDGKGLLAKIQESGQKSVIVAGHSNTIHHLINYFVPEAKMEELDESDYGKVFLISFYGDRPASLFVLNTKDWIK; encoded by the coding sequence ATGCGTATTTTCTTCACTTTTTTACTACTGTTCGCGGCGATGGGATCTCAAGCACAAATCAAGGTGGTGCTGGTTAGACATTCTGTTAAATCAGATAATACAAGTAGGGATCCTGATCTAAGTGCGGAGGGTAAGAATTATGCCGAAGCTTTGGGGAGATTTTTGGAGAATGAGTCATTTGATGGAGCATATGCTACTCCATTTAAACGCACCCATCAGACCATTGAAAAGGTGGCAGTAAAGAATCAACTGGCCATAAGAGACTATCCTCCTGTGGACGGCAAAGGCTTATTGGCTAAAATTCAGGAGTCAGGACAGAAAAGCGTCATTGTAGCAGGTCATAGTAACACTATACATCACTTGATAAATTACTTTGTGCCTGAAGCAAAGATGGAAGAGTTGGATGAAAGTGACTATGGGAAGGTATTTCTGATAAGCTTTTATGGAGATAGGCCTGCTTCTTTATTTGTACTGAATACCAAAGATTGGATAAAATAA
- the nspC gene encoding carboxynorspermidine decarboxylase, whose protein sequence is MAIDFSSIPSPAFVLEEKLLKNNLELLKSVQDRSGAEIIVALKGFSFYSKFPLVKQYLSGATASSLNEARLIVEEMGVLAHTYCPAYKEEEFDQMMEYSSHITFNSLNQYEKYKDKVKAFPRKISMGLRINPEYAEVEVDMYNPAIKGSRLGITRNLLGDTLPEGIEGLHSHTLCENDSYVLERTLVHIEGKFGHLLHQAKWLNLGGGHLMTRKGYDHEHLIGLIQNLKAKYNIEVILEPGSAIGWETGFLRSKVLDIVDSLGVKIAILDVSFAAHMPDTLEMPYKPKVWGAESEAVEGKFVYRLGGMTCLAGDYMSEYSFDQELKEGDTIVFNDMIHYTMVKTTTFNGVGLPSIGVLREDGSFELLKSFGYETFKDRL, encoded by the coding sequence ATGGCAATCGATTTCTCAAGCATACCATCTCCTGCATTTGTATTGGAAGAAAAATTACTTAAAAATAATCTTGAACTATTAAAAAGCGTGCAGGATCGCTCCGGTGCTGAGATTATCGTAGCATTGAAAGGTTTTTCTTTTTACTCTAAGTTTCCATTGGTAAAGCAATATTTATCTGGAGCTACAGCCAGTTCCTTAAATGAAGCCCGACTGATTGTGGAGGAAATGGGAGTTTTAGCTCATACGTATTGTCCGGCATATAAGGAAGAGGAGTTTGACCAAATGATGGAATACAGTTCACATATCACTTTTAACTCCTTAAATCAATACGAGAAATACAAAGACAAAGTAAAAGCCTTCCCTAGAAAGATATCCATGGGCTTGAGGATTAATCCTGAATATGCAGAGGTGGAGGTAGATATGTATAATCCCGCGATAAAAGGTTCCAGACTAGGAATCACTAGGAATCTATTGGGAGATACCTTGCCGGAAGGGATTGAAGGCTTGCATTCACATACGCTTTGCGAAAATGACTCTTACGTTTTAGAGAGGACCTTAGTTCATATAGAAGGGAAATTCGGTCATTTATTACATCAAGCCAAATGGTTAAATTTAGGTGGAGGCCATTTGATGACCAGAAAGGGATATGATCACGAGCATTTGATAGGTTTGATTCAAAACCTAAAAGCAAAATATAATATTGAGGTCATTCTGGAGCCCGGCTCCGCGATAGGGTGGGAAACGGGATTTCTTAGGTCCAAAGTCTTGGATATAGTAGACTCATTAGGGGTAAAGATTGCCATCTTAGATGTCTCATTTGCGGCCCATATGCCTGACACCTTAGAGATGCCATATAAGCCCAAGGTTTGGGGAGCAGAATCTGAAGCGGTAGAAGGTAAATTTGTGTATAGACTGGGTGGGATGACTTGCTTGGCTGGGGATTACATGAGCGAATACTCATTTGATCAGGAATTGAAAGAAGGAGATACCATCGTCTTCAATGACATGATTCATTACACTATGGTAAAGACCACTACATTTAATGGGGTAGGATTACCTTCAATAGGGGTTTTGAGAGAAGATGGTTCATTTGAACTCTTAAAATCCTTTGGATACGAAACCTTTAAAGACCGACTATAA
- the nth gene encoding endonuclease III has protein sequence MLKKDRYAGIISYFGEHMPNPETELMYSNPYELLVAVILSAQCTDKRVNMVTPELFARYPDARVLKHAEPEEVFEYIRSISYPNNKAKHLVGMAKILVDQYNNEVPSAIEDLVKMPGVGRKTANVIASVIHQKPTMAVDTHVFRVSHRLGLVSPKSKTPLAVEKELVKYLSRDIIPKAHHWLILHGRYTCIARNPKCGECGITEFCNLYPKIQKYGLTKAEEGLPKIA, from the coding sequence GTGTTAAAGAAAGATAGATACGCAGGTATAATCTCTTACTTTGGAGAACATATGCCTAACCCGGAAACGGAATTGATGTATTCTAATCCTTATGAATTGCTGGTGGCTGTAATCCTATCTGCTCAATGCACAGATAAGAGAGTAAATATGGTCACTCCCGAGTTATTTGCAAGGTATCCGGACGCAAGGGTGTTAAAACATGCGGAGCCTGAAGAAGTATTTGAATATATCCGGAGCATATCCTATCCTAACAATAAAGCTAAACATTTGGTAGGTATGGCTAAGATCCTTGTGGATCAATATAACAATGAGGTTCCTTCTGCAATAGAGGACTTGGTCAAAATGCCTGGAGTGGGTAGAAAGACGGCCAATGTTATCGCTTCTGTTATTCATCAAAAGCCTACCATGGCAGTAGATACGCATGTTTTTAGGGTTTCTCACCGACTTGGCTTAGTTTCCCCCAAGTCTAAGACCCCACTGGCTGTGGAAAAGGAATTAGTAAAATACTTATCTAGAGATATTATACCCAAAGCCCATCATTGGTTGATATTGCACGGTAGGTATACTTGTATAGCAAGGAATCCTAAATGTGGGGAATGTGGGATCACGGAGTTTTGTAATTTGTATCCAAAGATCCAAAAATACGGCTTAACGAAAGCAGAAGAAGGCTTGCCTAAGATAGCTTAG